In the genome of Hydractinia symbiolongicarpus strain clone_291-10 chromosome 5, HSymV2.1, whole genome shotgun sequence, one region contains:
- the LOC130645937 gene encoding uncharacterized protein LOC130645937, producing the protein MLCDIDSHSPVFLFHLAPGTRGGSLGRLKLFVDKFVGYRLMFKLVFLAELSHQTNIICGEVLKHLNKNLVCKRRGVGQHTSLLILSMVVVMSGLKVLCIIGSVRTGRMADKVVRLVENQFTKAFGSKGHEIKVLDPEDFNLPLLKQPLHFYPDQEKAPEALHVLNKLVKDADAYLVVTPEYNRTMAPALTNTLNHLPPPSFEFKPSGLLSYSMGPNGGGLACVSARPFLSEIGCIPVKHFVTIGNVHKEVSDLGETENQFILKDLKKLFDELDWWGRAAKNLRESEGTPKK; encoded by the exons ATGTTATGTGATATCGACAGTCATTCACCTGTCTTCCTCTTCCATTTGGCTCCAGGTACGCGGGGTGGAAGCCTAGGGCGATTAAAACTATTTGTTGACAAGTTCGTCGGTTACCGGTTAATGTTTAAGCTTGTTTTTCTAGCAGAACTTTCTCACCAGACC AATATAATCTGCGGAGAAGTTCTCAAGCATCTAAATAAAAATCTTGTTTGCAAGCGAAGGGGGGTGGGGCAACATACATCACTGCTTATCTTGTCAATGGTAG TTGTTATGTCCGGTCTAAAAGTGCTTTGCATCATTGGCTCGGTCCGTACTGGTCGCATGGCTGATAAAGTTGTCAGACTAGTTGAGAATCAATTTACCAAAGCTTTTGGGTCTAAAGGTCATGAAATAAAAGTGCTAG ATCCTGAGGATTTTAATCTTCCTCTTTTAAAGCAACCATTACATTTTTATCCTGATCAAGAAAAAGCTCCTGAAGCTCTTCATGTTTTGAACAAGTTAGTTAAAGATGCTGATGCTTACCTCGTTGTTACCCCAGAATATAACAGAACTATGGCGCCTGCATTAACAAATACCCTTAATCATCTACCCCCACCCAG ctttgAATTTAAGCCCAGTGGTTTGCTCAGTTACTCAATGGGTCCAAACGGAGGAGGGCTGGCATGTGTTAGTGCCAGGCCTTTTTTGTCTGAAATAGGTTGTATTCCTGTTAAACATTTTGTCACAATTGGAAAC GTCCACAAAGAAGTTAGTGATTTAGGAGAGACAGAAAACCAATTCATATTAAAAGACCTAAAGAAATTATTTGATGAACTCGATTGGTGGGGTAGAGCTGCTAAAAATCTACGCGAAAGTGAGGGTACTCCTAAGAAGTAG
- the LOC130644532 gene encoding syntaxin-binding protein 5-like, with protein sequence MKKLAGLKRVLDGINQLNNGSSTQTDGSTANNEAELNDKLKPDDFNLAKINRYGFPYHATCIALDSVQRLIAIGTSSGAIRICGKPGVEFHIHHESNASVKILAFLINEGGLVSVCNDASLHIWSLRQNHPALIQSLNFKKERITAIHNPFGSKWLYVGTERGNIYMVHVETFRISGYVISWNHVIDVSNKQHPGPCILINTNPQDQNKLLLNFESGICVLWDLRAKKIISSYALSQASQYVTSASWHTEGKQFMTGHWDGSLSTWNFRNPKKPDEKQTPHATGKTSNSKEAGVCCPILKVRWLAGKDGDLPLIIFSGGMPYGNKSKGLTIMRGRSKSLLLSEHVIDFEYLSSTPYPTEYPEPQALFVLLRNEIVVFDLLGPLAPSLPWFQMPYRFDIHESPITCVQFFPECPNTLLAAFHSLQTPQHKTGANKSSRIWPLSGGQDGEVNQDPTIIITGHVDGSVKFWDATSNMLILCHKVSVARLFERHISRQSSTTSNVSKASSVEHFDDPFAVQHISFCPYGRVLTVACQSYFVAVFTFSTKDDIIETPKIDVNFCVEIGQECNESPTSADYSMTDLIPDTNETRSNTPNRLSSASISLVHHPPIRNGAVKWPAGFQPSLICQQVAPEPMPNVTTISVSSAYSLVAFGNTLGVAVVDYVQKCTVMVLMSYELGVAGEWTDYSQTPNNQSISNSRSNPISPPLTPNETFSSCPTFEKKSKDMEKRKERVSRVVSINLEHSHEKVSKKHSVNSMSSLNGFKDKEDGAVVGKDRIGEPTAGSIHALTFAYSYTRKGGNLVCPSLWVGTSLGSTAVLALSVPSVGEQRSLQPVLALCTGTLLDQRHCVLDVTHLDKSGNICVQPFEFWRNNESANPNVKRMNIQTINTESTVRSFVAITTEKDIRVKSLPSFKTFASVEPVSASSYIVRAESMNIDGGNCIGCLTTDGYFKIYSLPGLRSLLDVECGVSLADYRMIRTFTMGKGGEAVFLASPTEIQRIAFTKQKEESFVQDHGCLFTMRPLPEPKARGFFESFFTSAPSALDREELFGPKSGKVRKVAEYVPGSGIESLRNQADRAADPINKAKMLLIERGEKLSALQDRTEEMNARAHNFSSAAKALADKYQRKKWYQL encoded by the exons ATGAAAAAACTTGCTGGCTTGAAAAGGGTACTAGATGGTATCAATCAACTAAATAATGGCTCAAGCACTCAAACTGATGGCTCTACTGCAAACAACGAAGCAGAACTTAACGATAAATTAAAACCTGACGATTTCAATTTAGCAAAG attaatCGATATGGGTTCCCGTATCACGCTACATGCATTGCATTGGATTCAGTCCAGCGATTGATTGCTATTGGAACATCCAGTGGTGCCATAAGAAT ctgTGGTAAGCCTGGAGTTGAATTTCACATTCATCATGAATCGAATGCTTCAGTAAAGATTTTAGCTTTCCTAATCAATGAG ggTGGCTTAGTTAGTGTGTGTAATGATGCAAGTCTACATATATGGAGCTTACGGCAGAATCACCCTGCGTTAATTCAGtcattaaattttaagaaagagAG GATTACTGCAATCCACAATCCTTTTGGTTCCAAATGGTTATATGTTGGAACTGAGAGAGGAAATATTTATATGGTGCATGTGGAAACTTTTCGTATATCAGGTTATGTAATTTCCTGGAACCATGTAATTGATGT GTCAAATAAGCAGCACCCTGGTCCATGTATACTAATTAACACTAACCCACAGGATCAAAATAAg cttttgcTAAATTTTGAAAGTGGAATATGTGTTTTGTGGGATCTGCGTGCAAAAAAGATAATCAGTTCATACGCACTCAGTCAG GCATCTCAATATGTGACATCTGCGTCATGGCATACAGAAGGAAAACAATTTATGACAGGTCATTGGGATGGTAGTTTGTCTACATGGAATTTTAGAAATCCTAAAAAACCAGATGAGAAACAAACACCACATG cAACCGGAAAAACTTCAAACTCCAAAGAAGCAGGTGTGTGCTGCCCTATTTTGAAAGTTAGATGGCTGGCAGGAAAAGATGG ggaTTTACCACTCATTATATTCTCTGGGGGGATGCCATATGGAAATAAAAGCAAGGGATTAACAATAATGAGAGGCCGGTCGAAAAGTTTATTACTATCAGAACATGTGATTGATTTTGAATATCTGTCATCAACACCATATCCTACAG aaTATCCAGAACCTCAAGCATTGTTTGTCCTGTTACGTAATGAAATTGTTGTATTTGATTTACTTGGTCCTCTAGCCCCTAG TTTGCCGTGGTTTCAAATGCCATACAGGTTTGATATACATGAGTCACCAATAACATGCGTACAGTTTTTCCCAGAGTGTCCCAACACATTGCTTGCAGCTTTTCATAGCTTACAAACGCCTCAACATAAAACGGGTGCAAACAAATCTAGTAGA atATGGCCACTCAGTGGAGGCCAAGACGGTGAAGTCAATCAAGATCCTACTATTATAATTACTGG tcaTGTGGATGGATCAGTAAAATTTTGGGATGCTACCTCAA ATATGTTAATACTTTGCCATAAAGTATCTGTGGCGCGATTATTTGAACGTCATATCAGTCGTCAATCGAGTACGACAAGTAACGTCAGCAAAGCATCTAGCGTGGAACACTTCGATGACCCTTTTGCTGTACAACATATAAGCTTTTGTCCCTATGGTAGAGTGCTGACGGTTGCCTGTCAGAGTTATTTTGTTGCTGTCTTCACGTTTTCTACAAAGGACGACATAATTGAAACTCCT AAAATTGATGTAAATTTCTGTGTTGAAATCGGCCAAGAATGCAACGAAAGTCCGACTTCGGCTGATTACTCCATGACTGATCTTATTCCGGATACTAATGAAACTAGATCAAACACTCCGAATAGACTTTCCTCAGCTTCTATCTCTCTGGTACATCACCCGCCAATTCGAAATGGTGCAGTCAAATGGCCTGCTGGATTCCAGCCCAGTCTTATATGCCAGCAGGTGGCACCTGAACCCATGCCAAATGTGACAACAATATCTGTGAGCTCAGCCTACAGTTT AGTGGCGTTTGGAAACACACTTGGCGTGGCTGTTGTCGATTATGTACAAAAGTGTACAGTAATGGTATTGATGAGTTATGAGCTTGGAG tcGCTGGTGAATGGACAGACTATTCACAAACACCTAACAACCAGTCCATCTCTAACAGTAGAAGCAACCCTATTTCTCCACCGTTGACTCCCAATGAAACATTCAGTAGTTGCCCGACTTTCGAGAAAAAATCCAAAGACATGGAAAAGCGCAAAGAGAGAGTCTCTCGTGTGGTAAGCATCAATCTTGAACACTCGCACGAAAAAGTTAGTAAAAAACATTCTGTGAATAGTATGTCCAGTCTGAACGGTTTTAAAGATAAAGAAGACGGTGCGGTGGTTGGTAAAGATCGAATAGGGGAGCCCACTGCTGGTTCAATACACGCACTCACATTTGCTTACTCGTATACACGAAAAGGAG GCAACCTGGTGTGTCCATCACTTTGGGTTGGTACAAGTTTAGGTTCAACAGCAGTCCTTGCTTTAAGCGTGCCATCAGTGGGAGAACAGAGATCACTGCAACCTGTTCTCGCGCTCTGTACAG gcaCATTGTTGGACCAACGGCATTGTGTGCTCGATGTAACACACCTGGATAAATCTGGAAACATCTGCGTTCAACCATTTGAATTTTGGCGCAACAATGAAAGCGCTAATCCTAACGTAAAACGCATGAACATTCAAACTATCAATACTGAATCGACTGTGAGAAGTTTTGTCGCCATAACAACAGAAAAAGACATCAGGGTAAAATCGTTACCGTCATTTAAAACGTTTGCGTCTGTTGAGCCGGTGTCAGCTTCGTCATACATAGTAAGGGCAGAATCAATGAATATTGATG GAGGTAATTGCATCGGCTGTTTGACCACGGAtggttattttaaaatatatagtttACCCGGACTGAGATCGTTGTTGGACGTGGAATGTGGTGTATCTTTAGCTGATTACAg AATGATTCGTACCTTTACCATGGGCAAAGGAGGAGAGGCTGTTTTCTTAGCGTCACCAACAGAAATTCAAAGAATTGCATTTACAAAACAAAAGGA GGAAAGTTTTGTGCAAGATCATGGATGTTTGTTTACGATGCGCCCTCTGCCAGAACCAAAAGCAAGAggattttttgaaagtttcttCACAAGCGCACCATCAGCACTGGATAGAGAAGAATTAT TTGGTCCAAAAAGTGGAAAAGTCCGAAAAGTTGCAGAGTATGTCCCAGGGTCTGGTATCGAGTCTTTACGCAATCAAGCGGATAGAGCTGCAGATCCTATCAACAAAGCAAAAATG TTATTAATTGAGCGTGGTGAGAAACTTAGTGCGCTGCAAGACCGAACTGAAGAAATGAACGCAAGAGCGCATAACTTCTCTTCCGCCGCCAAAGCCTTAGCTGACAAGTACCAACGAAAGAAATGGTATCAGCTATAA
- the LOC130644538 gene encoding uncharacterized protein LOC130644538: MTGLKFVAIVSSVREGRLAERIMKLVQKTFDEKLKPNGHTLKFVDPKEFDLPVLKQAIHWYPDQSKAPEVLHRLNAITKEADAYLILTAEYNRTMPSGLTNTMDHIAPANFEYKPSGIISYSMGPQGGCFAVAAARPFLSEMGCLPVKHFVAIGTAHKEVTEEGTTENSHIVSSLGKLFAQVEWWGVAAKERRELKGTPS; encoded by the exons ATGACTGGTCTTAAATTTGTTGCGATTGTATCATCTGTTCGAGAAGGGAGGTTGGCAGAACGAATAATGAAACTGGTCCAGAAAACATTTGATGAAAAGTTAAAGCCCAATGGACACACCCTAAAATTCGTTG ACCCTAAAGAATTCGACCTCCCTGTACTGAAGCAAGCCATTCATTGGTACCCTGACCAATCAAAGGCACCCGAAGTTTTGCATAGGCTCAACGCTATCACAAAAGAAGCAGACGCATACTTGATCCTCACGGCGGAATACAACAGAACCATGCCATCAGGTCTCACTAACACAATGGACCATATTGCTCCTGCAAA TTTCGAGTACAAACCGAGTGGTATCATCAGTTATTCAATGGGTCCTCAAGGAGGCTGCTTTGCAGTTGCTGCAGCTCGTCCATTCCTAAGTGAAATGGGTTGTTTACCCGTCAAGCATTTCGTGGCTATTGGAACC GCGCACAAAGAAGTGACTGAAGAGGGTACAACTGAGAATTCGCATATTGTTAGCAGTTTAGGAAAGCTTTTTGCCCAAGTGGAATGGTGGGGCGTGGCTGCGAAGGAAAGGAGAGAATTAAAGGGAACACCAAGTTAA